DNA from Oryzisolibacter sp. LB2S:
CATCGCCGAGCGCGCGGGCGTGCAGGGCGGCGAGCTGGTCGTCGCCGCGGCCATGGGCGAGCAGGAGGCAGAGCCCGTGCGCTCGTTCGAGGACCTGCGCTGGACGCTCACGCGCGGCGCGCTCGAGGGCGAGGATGTGCGCCTTCGGCTGCGTGCGGCGCAGGGTGGCGCCGAGCACGAGCTCGTCCTGCCCCTGAGCGGCCTGCAGGTGCGCGACGCCGATCCGCAGCTGTTTCGCACGATAGGCATCGTCGGCCCCTGGACGCGTCCGGTGCTCGGCGAGGTCATGGAGGGCGGGGCGGCCCAGCGCGCGGGCCTGCGCGCGGGCGATCTGGTGCTGCGCATGGGCGTGCACGACGTGGTCGATGGCGGGCAGCTGCGCCAGCTCATCCGCGCGGGCGTGCAGGGCGGCAAGGCCGTGGCGGAGTACTGGCGCGTCGAGCGCGAGGGCAAGACGCTCGAGCTCCTGGTGCAGCCCGACACGGTTCAGGACGGCGACGCCACGGTGGGCCGCATCGGCGCCTATGTGGGCGCGGTGCCGGAGATGGTGGATGTGCGCTACGGGCCCATCGAAGGCCTCACCAAGGGCATTGCGCGCACCTGGGAAGTGTCGGCGCTGACGCTGCGCATGATGGGGCGCATGGTGATCGGCGAGGCCTCGGTGAAGAACCTCAGCGGGCCGCTGACCATCGCCGACTATGCGGGCCGCTCGGCCAGCATGGGCCTGACGCAGTACCTGGCGTTTCTGGCGCTCATCAGCGTGAGCCTGGGCGTGCTCAACCTGCTGCCGCTGCCCGTCCTCGATGGGGGGCACCTGATGTATTATCTTTGGGAAGGGCTCACGGGACGCAGCGTGTCCGAAGCCTGGATGGAACGCTTGCAGCGTGGGGGCGTCGCAGTCCTCCTTCTCATGATGTCCATCGCCCTGTTCAACGATCTCACCCGGCTATTTGGCTAACCTATTCGACGCTGCCCCAGCGGCGGCAGCGGCTCCAGCTTTTCACTCATGAGAAAACACATCAATCGCCTGGGCGTGCGCACAGCGTCGGCCGTTGCGGCCATGGTTCTTGCCTCCCATGCCTGGGCCCTGGCGCCGTTTCAGGTGCAGGACATCCGCGTCGAAGGCCTGCAGCGTGTCGAGCCCGGCACCATCTTCGCGTCGCTGCCGCTGCGTGTGGGCGATGAGTACAACGACGAAAAGGGCGCGGCCGCCATCCGTGCGCTGTTTGCGCTGGGGCTGTTCAAGGACGTGCGCCTGGAGGCCGTGGGCAATGTGCTCGTGGTCGTGGTCGAGGAGCGCCCGACCATTGCCGACGTGGAATTTGCCGGCACCAAGGAGTTCGACAAGGACACGCTCAAGAAGGCCATGCGCGACGTGGGCCTGGCCGAGGGCCGCCCCTTTGACAAGGCCCTGGCAGACCGTGCCGAGCAGGAATTGAAGCGCCAGTACATCAACAAGAGCCTGTACGGCGCCGAGGTCGTGACCACGGTGACGCCGATGGAGCGCAATCGCGTGAACCTGACGTTCACGGTGACCGAGGGCGAGCCCGCGAAGATCAAGGACATCCGCATCGTGGGCAACCACGCGTTCAGCGAGTCCACGCTCAAGGGGCTGTTCGATCAGGACACGGGCGGCTGGATGAGCTGGTACACCAAGTCCGACCGCTACTCGCGCGCCAAGCTCAATGCCGATCTGGAGACGCTGCGCTCGTACTATCTGGCGCGCGGCTACCTGGAGTTCCGCATCGACTCCACGCAGGTGGCCATTTCTCCGGACAAGCAGGACATCACCATCACCATCAACGTCACCGAGGGCCAGCGCTACGTGGTCTCGGGCGTGAAACTCGAGGGCAACTACCTCGACCGCGACGACGAGTTCAAGTCGCTCATCACCATCCGCCCCGGCGAGCCCTACAACGCCGACAAGGTGGCCGAGACGACCAAGGCCTTTACCGACCATTTCGGCAACTTCGGCTTTGCCTTTGCGCGCGTCGAGGCCGTGCCCGAGATCGACCGCGAGAACAACCGCGTGGCCCTGGTGCTGCGCGCCGAGCCCTCGCGCCGCGCCTATGTGCGCCGCATCCAGGTCAGCGGCAACAACCGCACGCGCGACGAAGTCATCCGGCGCGAGTTCCGCCAGTTCGAGGCCTCGTGGTACGACGGTGACAAGATCAAGCTCTCGCGCGACCGCGTCGACCGTCTGGGCTTCTTCACCGAGGTCAACGTGGAGACGCAGGACGTGCCGGGCTCGCCCGATCAGGTGGACCTGGTGATCAACGTGGTCGAAAAGCCCACGGGCTCGCTGCAGCTGGGTGCGGGCTTCTCCAGTGCCGAGAAGGTTTCGCTGTCCTTCGGCATCAAGCAGGAGAACGTCTTCGGTTCGGGTAACTATCTGGGTGTCGATGTGAACACCAGCAAGTACCGCCGCACGCTGGTGTTCTCGACCACCGACCCGTACTTCACACAGGACGGCATCTCGCGCACGCTCGATCTGTACTACCGCACGGCCAAGCCCTATGAGTTCCAGGGCGGCGACTACGAGCTGGTCACGGCCGGCGGCAGCGTGCGCTTTGGCGTGCCCTTCAGCGAGACCGACACCGTGTTCTTCGGCGGCGGCCTGGAGCGCACCGAGATCAAGTCCGGCACCAACATTCCCGCGGCCTATCTGGCCTATGCGCGTGAGTTCGGCGAGACGAGCTGGTCGCTGCCGCTCACCATAGGTTGGTCGCGCGACGACCGCGACAGCGCGCTGGCGCCCAATTCGGGCCGCTACCAGCGCCTGAACACCGAATGGTCCGTGGCCGGTGATGCGCGCTACATCCGCGGCAACTACCAGTACCAGCAGTACATTCCGCTGACCAAGCAGTACACCTTCGCCTTCAATGGCGAGCTGGGCCTGGGCAAGGGTATGAACGGCCAGCCCTTCCCGGTGTTCAAGAACTTCTATTCGGGTGGCCTGGGCTCCGTGCGCGGCTTCGACCAGGGCACGCTGGGCCCGCGTGACGTGACCGGCGCGTCGCTCGGCGGCCCCAAGAAGATCACGCTCAACGCGGAGCTCATCGCGCCGTTCCCCGGCGCGGGCAACGACCGCACGCTGCGCTGGTTCGCGTTTGTCGATGCGGGCAATGTGTATGGCGAGAAGGACAATTGGGAACTCAGCGAGCTGCGCGCCTCCGCGGGCCTGGGCCTGAGCTGGATTTCTCCACTTGGCCCCCTGCGTTTGGCCTATGCACATCCGGTACGCAAATTTGCCGGCGATAGAATCCAGAAACTGCAATTCCAGATCGGAACCTCCTTCTAATGAAATCCCTTTCCCGCCATATTCCCCTGGTTATCCTGCTGGGCTCGCTGGCCGCTGCCGTGCCGGCCCAGGCCCAGGAGTTCAAGGCCGGCTTCGTCAACACCGACCGCATCTTCCGTGAGGCCAACACCGCCAAGGCGGCCCAGGCCAAGCTGGAGCAGGAGTTCTCCAAGCGCGAGAAGGAACTCGTCGACATGGGCAACTCCCTCAAGAGCGCGACCGAGAAGTTTGAGCGCGAGGCTCCTACCATGGCCGAGAGCCAGCGCGTCACGCGCCAGCGCCAGCTGGTCGATCAGGACCGTGACTTCCAGCGCAAGCGCCGCGAGTTCCAGGAGGATCTGGCCGCGCGCAAGAACGAGGAGCTCGGCCAGGTGCTCGAGCGCGCCAACCGCGTCGTCAAGCAGCTCGCGGAGTCCGAGAAGTACGACGTGATCCTGCAGGAGGCCGTCTACATCAACCCCAAGCACGACATCACCGACAAGGTGATCAAGGCCATGAACGCTGCCGGCAACGGCGGCAAGTGATTCATTTCCCCAACGCACGGATGGGCAGGGCGTGAGTTTGCAACTCGGGCAGATCGTCGATGCGCTCGGTGGGCAGCTCGAGGGCGTCGGCCGGGACACCGAGATCGAGCGTCTGGCGCCTCTGGAGTCGGCCGGCGGCGGGGATCTGACGTTTCTGAGCAACCCCCGCTACCGCTCGCAACTCGCTGCCTCCGGCGCGGCCTGTGTGATCGTGGCCCCGGCCATGCGCGACGTGGCGCTCGCGCGCGGCGGCTGCATCGTGGCGCCCGATCCCTATGCCTACTATGCGCGCGTCACCCAGCTGTGGGCACGCGCACACGGGCAGGGCGCCCAGCCCGGCATTCACGCGAGCGCGGTGGTCGATCCGCAGGCGCAGGTGCATCCCACGGCCAGCATCGGCCCGCTGTGCGTGGTCGAGCGCGGCGCCGTGATCGGCGCGCACACCGTGCTCAAGTCACGCGTCACGGTGGGCGAGCGCTGCGTGGTGGGCGCGCGCTGCATCCTGCATCCGGGCGTGGTGATAGGCGCAGACGGCTTTGGCTTTGCCAACGAGCGCGGCGCGTGGGTCAAGATCGAGCAGCTCGGCGCCGTGCGCATTGGTGACGATGTGGAGATAGGCGCCAACACCTGCATAGACCGTGGCGCGCTCGACGACACGGTGATCGAGGACGGCGTCAAGCTCGACAACCTCATCCAGATCGCCCACAACGTGCATGTGGGCCGGCACACGGCCATGGCCGGTTGTGCGGCCGTGGCGGGCAGCACGCACATCGGTGCGCATTGCACCATCGCTGGCGCGGCGCGCATCGTGGGGCATTTGCAATTGGCGGACAATGTCCACGTTTCCACGAGCACGGTCGTCACCCATTCGATCACCAGGCCGGGCCAGTACACCGGGGTGTTTCCCATGGATGACAACGCCAGGTGGGAAAAGAACGCGGCCACGCTGCGCCAGCTCTACCGGCTGCGCGAGCGCATCAAGGCGCTGGAACAAACACTCAAGGACGGCTCAGCCGCAACACAACAATGATGGACATTCACGCAATCCTCAAGCAACTACCGCACCGCTACCCGTTCCTCCTGGTGGACAAGGTGGTGGAGCTTGAGCGCAACCAGCGCATTCGCGCGATCAAGAACGTCACCTTCAACGAGCCCTATTTCACGGGCCATTTCCCCGGCCGTCCGGTCATGCCCGGCGTGCTCATCCTCGAAGCCCTGGCCCAGGCCGCGGGCCTGCTGGCCTTCGACGCCATGGGGCAGGTGCCGGACGAGAACAACATCTACTACTTCGTCGGCATCGACGGCGCGCGCTTCAAGCGTCCCGTGGAGCCGGGCGACCAGCTGATCCTGGAGATCACGATCGACCGCGTGCGCGCCGGTGTCTGGCGCTTCAACGGTGTGGCCCGCGTGGGCGAGGATGTGGCCTGCGAGGCCCAGCTCATGTGCACCATGCGCAACGTCGGCGGTTGAAGCACCAACCCGTGAGCAACATCCACAGCACGGCCATCGTCGCGCCCGGGGCCGAGATCGATCCCAGCGCCACCGTGGGGCCCTACGCCGTCATCGGTGCCGATGTGCGCATCGGTGCGCGCACCAGCGTGGGCGCGCATTGCGTGATCGAGGGCCACACCCGCATCGGCGAGGACAACCGCATCTTCCAGTTCGCATCGCTGGGCGCCGCGCCGCAGGACAAGAAATACGCGGGTGAGCCCACGCGACTGGTGATTGGCGACCGCAACACCATCCGCGAGTTCTGCACCTTCAACACCGGCACCGTGCAGGACAGGGGCGAAACGCGTGTGGGCGACGACAACTGGATCATGGCCTACGTACACATCGCGCACGACTGCGTGGTGGGCAATCAGACCATCCTGGCCAACAACGCCACGCTCGCAGGGCACGTGCATGTGGGTGACCAGGTCATCATCGGCGGCCTGACGGGCGTGCACCAGTTCTCGCGCATTGGGGCCCACGCCATGGCGGGCTTTGCCAGCCATGTCTCGCAGGACGTGCCGCCCTTCATGATGGTGGACGGCAATCCCCTGGCCGTGCGCGGCCTGAACCTCGAAGGCCTGCGCCGCCGGGGCTTCTCGGCCCAGCGCGTGGCCGCGCTCAAGCAGGCCTATCGTCTGCTGTACCGCCAGGGTCTCACGCTCGAGGCCGCGCTGTCGGCCATGGCCGAGCTGCCGCTGGCCCACCCGGAGGCCGAGGGCGACATCGCCCTGCTGCGCGACTTCATCGCCGCCTCGCAGCGTGGCATTGCGCGCTGAACGGCCGTCCGGCGCCATGCAGCCCCGCAGCCCCCGCGTTGCCATGGTGGCCGGCGAGACGTCGGGCGATCTGCTCGCGGGCCTGATGCTCGACGGCCTGCGCGCCCAGTGGCCCGATGTGGCCGCCATGGGCATTGGTGGGCCGCGCATGCAGGAGCGTGGTTTCGATGCCTGGTGGCCCAGTGAGCGGCTGGCCGTGCATGGCTACAGCATCGAGCTCGTGCGGCGCCTGCTGGGCATTCTGAAGATCCGGCGCGCGCTGCGTGCGCGCCTGCTTGCCGACCGGCCCGATGTGTTCATCGGCGTGGACGCACCCGACTTCAACCTCGGCCTCGAGCGTGACCTGCGCGCCGCGGGCGTGAAGACGGTGCACTTCGTCTGTCCCTCGATCTGGGCCTGGCGCGCCGACCGCGTGGAGAAGATCCGCGCCGCGGCCGACCATGTGCTGTGCATCTTCCCGTTCGAGCCCGAGCTGCTCGCGCGCCACGGCATTGCCGCCACCTACGTGGGCCATCCGCTGGCCAGCGTCATCCCCATGCAGCCCGACCGCGCGGCCGCGCGCGCCCAGCTGGGCCTGGCGGGCGGGGACGAGGTGCTGGCCATCCTGCCCGGCAGCCGCTCGGCCGAGGTGGCCTATATCGCAAGACCCTTCTTTCAGGCCGCAGCCCTTGTCAAACAAGCGCGACAAGCTATCAAAATGATAGTTCCTGCGGTGCCCGCACAGCGTGAGCGCATCGCGCAGATCGCGCGCGAATGCGGTGTGCAGGATTCCCTCACCATCGTCACCGGCCAGTCGCACCAGGTGCTGGCCGCCTGCGACGTGACACTGATCGCCAGCGGCACCGCCACGCTGGAGGCGGCGCTGTTCAAGCGCCCCATGGTGATTGGCTATCACATGCACCCCATCAGCTGGCGCCTGATGCGCGGCAAGCAGCTGCAGCCCTGGGTGGGTCTGCCCAACATCCTGTGCCGCGACTTCGTCGTGCCCGAGCTGCTGCAGGACGCGGCTACGCCCCAGGCGCTGGCCGCCGCCGTGCAGCAGTGGCTCGATGCGCCCCGGCAGGATCCCGCGCGCATCGCGTCGCTCGAGCGGCGCTTTGCCACCCTGCACGAAGACCTGCGGCGCGACACGCCGCGCCTTGCAGCCGATGCCATCCGCAAAATCCTTGCCTGAGCAGGCGCGCTTCGACTGGCATGGCGGCGGCCTGGTCGCCGGGGTGGACGAGGCTGGCCGTGGCCCGCTGGCCGGGCCCGTGGTGGCGGCGGCCGTCATCCTCGACGACATGCAGCCCATCGCTGGCCTCGCGGATTCCAAGGCGCTCACGGCCGCGCGGCGCGAGCGCCTGTTCGACGAAATCCGCGCCAAGGCCCTGTGCTGCAGCATTGCCGAGGCCAGCGTGGAGGAGATCGACCGCCTGAACATCCTGCAGGCCACGCTGCTCGCCATGCGCCGCGCCGTCCAGGGCCTGCGTCTCAAGCCCCAACTGGCGCTGGTCGATGGCAACCGCCTGCCGCAGCTCGACATGCCGGCCGAGGCCATCGTCAAGGGCGATGCACGCGTGGCGGCGATCTCGGCCGCCTCCATCCTCGCCAAGGTCACGCGCGACCGCTGGTGTGCCGAGCTGCACGCGCAATACCCCGAATACGGCTTTGCCGGCCACAAGGGCTATGGCACGGCCGAGCATCTGGCGGCGCTGCAGCGGCATGGCCCCTGTCCGCAGCACCGCCGCTCGTTCGCCCCGGTCACGCGCGCCCTGAAGGCCGCGTGCGCACGCCCATGACTGCCAAGCCCACCTTCATCCATTCGCGCGACAACGCGCTGCTCAAGGACTTGCGCCGCCTGGCGCAGGACAGCACGGCCTACCGCAAGCAAGGTCGCCTGTGGCTCGAGGGCGACCATCTGTGCAGCGCCGCGCTGACGCGCGGCCAGCGCCCGGCCCTGGCTGTGTTTTCAGAGGCTTTTTGGCCGCTAGCGCCCGTCCAGTATGCGCAAGCAGCTCCTAAAACCATAGTTATTGCGGACGCGCTGTGGCGCGATATCAGCGGTCTGGAATCGCCCGCGCAGATGGGCTTTGTGCTCGCGCTGCCGGCCGAGCGGACGCTGGACGCCCAGGCGCCCACGGTGGTGCTCGACCGCCTGCAGGATGCGGGCAACGTGGGCTCCATCCTGCGCAGTGCCTCCGCCTTTGGCTTCACGCAGATTGCCGCGCTCAAGGGCACGGCGGCGCTGTGGTCGGCCAAGGTGCTGCGCGCCGGCATGGGGGCGCATTTTGCGCTGCGCCTCGTCGAGGGGCTGGAGCCCGCGGACATCGACGGCCTGGCCGTGCCGCTGCTGGCCACTAGCTCCCACCAGGGCGACTGGCTGCACCGCGCGCGCCTGCCCTGGCCCTGCGGCTGGATCATGGGCCATGAGGGGCAGGGCGTGTCTCCGGCGCTGCAGCAGCGCGCGCGCCAGCACATCCGCATCACCCAGCCCGGGGGCGAGGAGTCGCTCAACGTCGGCGCAGCAGCGGCCATCTGCCTGCACGCGAGCGCCGCGGCGCGCGCCTGACAGGGGCCGCGCCTGATGCGGGCCGCGGCTATGCGGCCACGACCCGGTTCTTGCCGCTGCGCTTGGCCAGGTACATGGCCTGGTCGGCACGGCGTATCGCGTCGGCATGGCCCTTGTCGTCCTCCAGCTGGGCCACGCCGGCGCTGAAGGTGATGAGCAGGCGCTCGCGGCCCTGCAGAAAGTAGCGCGTGGTGAGCTCGCGCTGCAGCCGCTCCATGGCCTTCACGCCATCGGCCAGCGCGGTGTCGGGCAGGATGAGCACGAACTCCTCGCCGCCGTGGCGCGCCAGCTGGTCCTGGGGGCGCATGACCTCGCGCGTGACCTGTACCAGATGCCTGAGGGCCTCGTCACCCGCGTCATGGCCGAGACGGTCGTTGATGGACTTGAAGTTGTCCACGTCCAGCAACGCCACGCACAGCGGAACCTCCTGGCGGCGCGCTCGGGCGATCTCGCGCTCCAGTGCTTCGTCCAGTCCCTTGCGGTTGAGCGTTCCGGTCAGGGGGTCGTGGCGCGCCATGGCGCTGGCCAGGTCCAGGTCGCGGCGCAGCCGGTCGATCTCGGCGTGCGTGACCTCGGCACGCTCGCGCAGCTCATGCAGTTCCGCGCGTGCCATGCGGCTGTTGAGCGACATGGCGCGCGTGGCGCTCACCACTTCCTCCAGAAGCGGCATGATCTCCTGCAGCTGCGTGGCCTGGCCTATGCGCTCCGCGCAAGCCTCCATTCTTTCGGAATAGCTGCCGCTGGATGCGTCCATTTGCGCCAGGCGCTCGATGAACGTTGCGAGCAGCTCCCGCATCTGGGCCTGTGCCTCTATCGTCCTGTCCTTGGCCTCGCTCTGCTTGAATATCACGTCCTTGAGGCGCTTGTGGACATCCTCGAGCCGGCGCAGCGTCAGCGGCGGCGTGGAGGCCTGCAGCAGCGCCTCGGCCTGACCATGCAGCCAGGGCTCGTCCATGCTCAGTGCGGCAATGTTTTCGAACATCAGGCGCAGCAGCGCGAGCAGGTTCTGCCGTACCGCTGCCTGGTCCTCGGCCGCGAAGGCCACGCGGTAGCCGAAGTCGGCCAGCATGCGTTCGGCCGTGGCCACCTGCGGATCGGCCTCGCGCAGAAAGGTGCACAGCTGGGCCGCGAGTTCGCGCACGCGGACATCGTCGTCGCCCAGGGCCGGCAGCATGTTGTCCACCACGCGCGACAGACTCTGCGCAAGTGCAGGGGGCAGCAGGGAGATCTGGGTGCGCGCCGGTGGTGGCGTGGCGATGGGTGCCAGCCCCAGGTTGGCATAGCCGACCAGCACGTTCTGCAGCATGGACCAGTCCTGCTGCTCAATGGCCTTCTCCAGCAGCTTGAGTTGACGCTGCTGGCCGGGCGTCTGGCATGGGATGACGCGCAGGATCTGGCGCAGCTGCGCCGCCGGGAACTGCGGGGTGGAGCGCACACCGGCGACCTCCTCGTAGAGGGCCTTGTAGTTTTCAGGGGAGGGGGGGAGGCGCCGAGCAGCCAGGAGCTTGAGTGTTTCGCGCGCGATTTCGGACGGAGATTTGACGGGGTCCATCTGCAAGGCAGGCAGGATGATTTTGTTATTGCGAAGTGTGACAGAGCGCGCATGCTTTGAACAGCATCGGCCTGTCGCCCGGCATCGCCGCCGAGGTGGCCACACGACAATCGCGGAACGCTGCGCCTCCTACAATGCGTTGCATTCAGTCACTGCGATCATGAAAATCCTGATTTCCAACGACGATGGCTACCAGGCGCCGGGGATCGTCGCGCTGCATGAGGCCCTGAGTGCGATTGCCGACGTCGAGGTGGTGGCGCCGGAGCACAACAACAGCGCCAAGTCCAATGCCCTGACCCTGCATTCGCCGCTCTATGTGCATCGCGCGTCCAATGGCTTTCGCTATGTGAACGGAACGCCGGCCGACTGTGTGCACATTGCGCTGACCGGTTTGCTCGGCTACCGGCCCGACCTGGTCGTCTCGGGCATCAACAACGGCGCCAACATGGGGGACGACACGATTTACTCGGGAACCGTGGGCGCGGCCATGGAGGGTTATCTTTTCGGCATACCGTCCATCGCCTTTTCCCAGGTGGACAAGGGCTGGGGCGAGATCGACTCGGCGGCGCGCAAGGCGCGCGAAATCGTCGAGCAGATGCTGCGCCAGAGGCTCGTGGGAGAAGCCCCCTGGCTGCTGAACATCAACATTCCCAACATGCCCTTCGAGGCCCTGCGTCCCCTGCGACTGTGCCGTCTGGGACGCCGCCATGCGGCCGAGCGCGTCATCGAGCAGCAAAGCCCGCGTGGCGAGACCATGTACTGGATCGGTGGCGCCGGCCCGGCCAAGGACGCGGCCGAGGGAACGGATTTCCACGCCACGGCCCATGGCCATGTGTCCATGACGCCGCTCAAGGTGGACCTGACCGACCACGATGGCCTTGGGTACTGGGCGCAGACGGCAGCGCGTCTGGCCATCACCGCGCAGGGCGGTGGGGCCTCATGATGCAGCGCCGCCCCGCCTTTCCCGCGCGCCTTGACATGCCGCAGGCGCCCACCAAGGGCGTCCCCGGCGCCGCGCGACCGGCCCAGTCACCCACGCCCCAGGGCGTGGGACTCGATTCCGCGGCCGTGCGCACGAGGATGGTGCAGCGCCTTGCGGCCAGTGGCATCGGCGCCGCGTCCGTGCTGAATGCCATGGGGGCGGTGGAGCGGCACCGATTCGTCGACTCCGCGCTGGTGAACCAGGCCTACGAGGACACCAGTCTCCCCATAGGGCTGGGGCAGACCATCTCCAAGCCCAGTGTCGTGGCGCGCATGATCGAGTTGCTGCTGGGCGCGGATTGCGCACGCGCGAGCGGACTCGGCAGGGTGCTGGAAATCGGTACCGGCTGTGGCTACCAGGCGGCCGTGCTGTCCAGGCTGGCGCGCGAGGTGTACACCATCGAGCGCCTGCGTGCGTTGCACGAGAAGGCACGGGACAACCTGCGCCCGCTGCGTCTGGCCAATGTGCATCTGATCCTTGGTGATGGCATGCATGGCTACGCGGCCGGCGCGCCCTATGCGGGCATCATTGCCGCGGCGAGCGGTGACAGCATCCCCGACGAATGGTGCGCGCAACTGGCCGTTGGCGGACGCCTTGTCGCGCCCATGGCCGCTGCCGATGGACGCCAGCTGTTGCTGGTTGTGGACAAAACTCCGCATGGCTTGAAACAGAGTGTTCTGGAGGCCGTGCATTTCGTACCCCTAAAATCAGGGGTTGTGTGAAGGAATTGCTTATGTTGGTTTCGCGTGGTCTTGTGATATGTGGAGTGGTGGCCTTGGCCGGTGCATGGCTGGCAGGTTGCACCACTCCCATCAACAGGGCTCCTGTAGTCGATCGTGGCACGTTTGCCAATGGCGGTACGGCTTCTACGTCCGCTCCAGCCGCACCGGAGGTCAAGCCCCTGCCCGGTGCCGAGAACGCCGGCAAGCCTGGCTACTACACGGTCAAGCCTGGGGACACGTTGATTCGCATCGGGCTCGAGAATGGCCAGAGCTGGAAGGACATCGCGCGTTGGAACAACCTGGGGAATGCCAATCTGATCGAGGTCGGGCAGGTGCTGCGCGTGGTTCCTCCCACTGTTTCCACGCCTGCGAGTGCCGTGGCTTCTGACACGGGTGTCGTGACCCGGCCTGTGGCCTCCTCGCCCGTGGCTTCCGCGACTGCGACAAGTGCGTCCAAGCCCGCGGGAACGACGGAACCGTCGGGTGCCGCTCCCGCCGCGGCCGATGCGACGCCAGCCCCTGCACCGGCGCCAGCGCCTGCGCCCGCACCCACCGTGGCGGGTAACGGTGATGGCATGAGCTTCATCTGGCCTTCCTCCGGCCCCCTGCTGGCAGGATTCGACGAGGCGCGCAACAAGGGCTACGACATCGCGGGCAAGGCCGGCGACCCTGTGCTGGCGGCGGCCGACGGCCGTGTGGTCTATGCCGGAGCTGGTCTGCGTGGCTACGGCAACCTGGTGATCCTCAAGCACAATAACGTCTACCTCACGGCCTATGCGCACAACCAGACGCTGCTGGTGAAGGAAGACCAGAACGTGCGCCGGGGCCAGAAGATCGCGGAAATGGGCAGCTCGGATGCCGATCGCGTGAAGCTGCACTTCGAGATTCGCCGGCAGGGCAAGCCCGTGGATCCGGCGCGCTACCTGCCTCAGCGTTGAGCCTGCAGGTGTCCGGCGCATCGCCCCTGTGGCCGGATGACGAGGCCGCCTCGCCGGTCGACGAGGCCGAATGCGAGCTGCGCGACGTGCTGATGACGCCGGCGCAGCACCAGTGCCGGCTCGACAAGGCGCTGGCGGAGCTGGTGCCCGAATTCTCGCGCAGCTATCTGCAGCAGTTGCTCGCCCATGGCGCGGTGAGCATCAACGGCCAGCCGGCCACCAAGCCCGCGCACAAGGTCAGGGTGGGCGACAGGGTGGTCGTGCAGATGCGGCCCACCCAGCAAAGCCAGGCCTTCAAGCCCGAGTCCCTGCCGCTGGACGTGGTGTACGAGGACGAGCACCTGCTGGTGATCAACAAACAGGCCGGCATGGTGGTGCACCCGGCGCCGGGCAACTGGAGCGGCACGCTGCTCAATGCCTTGCTCGGGCGCGACGCGCAGGCGCACATGGTGCCGCGCGCAGGCATCGTGCACCGGCTGGACAAGGACACGAGCGGTCTCATGGTGGTGGCGCGCAGCCGCAGCACCATGGATGCGCTGGTGGCCAAGATTGCGGCGCGCGAGGTCAGCCGGCAGTATCTGGCGCTGGCCTGGGGCGAATGGCATGGCGCGCCCGCGCGCAGCGTGCAGGCGCCCATTGGGCGCGACCCGCGCAATCGCCTGCGCATGGCCGTCGTGGACCTGCAGCAGCATCCGGGCAAGCCCGCGCGCACGGACTTTGAGTGCCTTGCCGGCAACGAGCAGGTCTGTCTGGTGCGCTGCACGCTGCACACCGGGCGCACGCATCAGATTCGCGTGCATATGGCGTCCCTGCGCCACCCATTGGTTGCCGATGCGCTGTATGGTGGCGCGG
Protein-coding regions in this window:
- the surE gene encoding 5'/3'-nucleotidase SurE, whose protein sequence is MKILISNDDGYQAPGIVALHEALSAIADVEVVAPEHNNSAKSNALTLHSPLYVHRASNGFRYVNGTPADCVHIALTGLLGYRPDLVVSGINNGANMGDDTIYSGTVGAAMEGYLFGIPSIAFSQVDKGWGEIDSAARKAREIVEQMLRQRLVGEAPWLLNINIPNMPFEALRPLRLCRLGRRHAAERVIEQQSPRGETMYWIGGAGPAKDAAEGTDFHATAHGHVSMTPLKVDLTDHDGLGYWAQTAARLAITAQGGGAS
- a CDS encoding GGDEF domain-containing protein; translation: MDPVKSPSEIARETLKLLAARRLPPSPENYKALYEEVAGVRSTPQFPAAQLRQILRVIPCQTPGQQRQLKLLEKAIEQQDWSMLQNVLVGYANLGLAPIATPPPARTQISLLPPALAQSLSRVVDNMLPALGDDDVRVRELAAQLCTFLREADPQVATAERMLADFGYRVAFAAEDQAAVRQNLLALLRLMFENIAALSMDEPWLHGQAEALLQASTPPLTLRRLEDVHKRLKDVIFKQSEAKDRTIEAQAQMRELLATFIERLAQMDASSGSYSERMEACAERIGQATQLQEIMPLLEEVVSATRAMSLNSRMARAELHELRERAEVTHAEIDRLRRDLDLASAMARHDPLTGTLNRKGLDEALEREIARARRQEVPLCVALLDVDNFKSINDRLGHDAGDEALRHLVQVTREVMRPQDQLARHGGEEFVLILPDTALADGVKAMERLQRELTTRYFLQGRERLLITFSAGVAQLEDDKGHADAIRRADQAMYLAKRSGKNRVVAA
- the rnhB gene encoding ribonuclease HII: MPSAKSLPEQARFDWHGGGLVAGVDEAGRGPLAGPVVAAAVILDDMQPIAGLADSKALTAARRERLFDEIRAKALCCSIAEASVEEIDRLNILQATLLAMRRAVQGLRLKPQLALVDGNRLPQLDMPAEAIVKGDARVAAISAASILAKVTRDRWCAELHAQYPEYGFAGHKGYGTAEHLAALQRHGPCPQHRRSFAPVTRALKAACARP
- a CDS encoding RNA methyltransferase, coding for MTAKPTFIHSRDNALLKDLRRLAQDSTAYRKQGRLWLEGDHLCSAALTRGQRPALAVFSEAFWPLAPVQYAQAAPKTIVIADALWRDISGLESPAQMGFVLALPAERTLDAQAPTVVLDRLQDAGNVGSILRSASAFGFTQIAALKGTAALWSAKVLRAGMGAHFALRLVEGLEPADIDGLAVPLLATSSHQGDWLHRARLPWPCGWIMGHEGQGVSPALQQRARQHIRITQPGGEESLNVGAAAAICLHASAAARA
- the lpxB gene encoding lipid-A-disaccharide synthase, which produces MQPRSPRVAMVAGETSGDLLAGLMLDGLRAQWPDVAAMGIGGPRMQERGFDAWWPSERLAVHGYSIELVRRLLGILKIRRALRARLLADRPDVFIGVDAPDFNLGLERDLRAAGVKTVHFVCPSIWAWRADRVEKIRAAADHVLCIFPFEPELLARHGIAATYVGHPLASVIPMQPDRAAARAQLGLAGGDEVLAILPGSRSAEVAYIARPFFQAAALVKQARQAIKMIVPAVPAQRERIAQIARECGVQDSLTIVTGQSHQVLAACDVTLIASGTATLEAALFKRPMVIGYHMHPISWRLMRGKQLQPWVGLPNILCRDFVVPELLQDAATPQALAAAVQQWLDAPRQDPARIASLERRFATLHEDLRRDTPRLAADAIRKILA
- the lpxA gene encoding acyl-ACP--UDP-N-acetylglucosamine O-acyltransferase, which translates into the protein MSNIHSTAIVAPGAEIDPSATVGPYAVIGADVRIGARTSVGAHCVIEGHTRIGEDNRIFQFASLGAAPQDKKYAGEPTRLVIGDRNTIREFCTFNTGTVQDRGETRVGDDNWIMAYVHIAHDCVVGNQTILANNATLAGHVHVGDQVIIGGLTGVHQFSRIGAHAMAGFASHVSQDVPPFMMVDGNPLAVRGLNLEGLRRRGFSAQRVAALKQAYRLLYRQGLTLEAALSAMAELPLAHPEAEGDIALLRDFIAASQRGIAR